One Chthonomonadales bacterium genomic window, GGCCATACGCTCCGCGACGCGCTCGCAGTTGGCGGCGTTCGCGCCGATAGCCACGTCCATCTGTACGACCGCCGCCCGGAGCGCAGTGGCCCGGGCGGCGTTGGGGTTCAGTCCCATATCAGTCTGTCCGCCCGGAACACCGGGCCCTCGTGGCAGGCGCGCAGATAGGCGAACCCGGCCTGGGCGTCCGGGTCACGCGCCTTGACGACACAGCCCATGCAGACGCCGAGCCCGCACGGCATGACGGTCTCCAGGGACACATCGCACGGGACGCCGCGCTCGGAGCAGATGGCGGCAACCGCCTTCATCATCGGAGTCGGCCCGCACGTGTACACGTGTGTGGGGCCGACGGCCTCCGCGAGCAGCGGGGCGAGCGCGTCGGTCACCAGGCCACGCTCGCCGAACGAGCCGTCGTCGGTGGTGCAGCGCAGGTCGACGCCGAGCTCGGCGAACTCGGGAAAGCCGATGAGCTGTGACTCGGTTCGAGCGCCGTTCACCACCGCGATGCTGCGAATGCCGGCATCAACCATGACGCGCGCAAGGAAACAGAGCGGGGGCGCGCCAACGCCGCCCGCGACGAGCACATGCGTCGATCCGGGCTCGGCGGCCGGCTCAAAGCAGGTCCCGAGTGGTCCAACGATCGAGAGGCGCTCGCCGGGACGCTTGCCGCGGAGGCCCCGAGTGAAGACGCCGCGGGCCAGGTAGACGATCGATACCTCGCCGCGCTCGAGGTTGACTCGAAACACGCTGAACGGGCGCCGCGTGAAGGGACGGTACGTCTCGTCGTAGAGGATGTGCAGGAACTGGCCGGGCCTGGCGGCGAGCGCTACCTCGGGGGCGCGCACCGTCAACTCGAACTGTGAGTCAGACACCTGATCGTGCGCCAGGATCGGCGCCTGAAGCTGGTA contains:
- a CDS encoding dihydroorotate dehydrogenase electron transfer subunit is translated as MRYQLQAPILAHDQVSDSQFELTVRAPEVALAARPGQFLHILYDETYRPFTRRPFSVFRVNLERGEVSIVYLARGVFTRGLRGKRPGERLSIVGPLGTCFEPAAEPGSTHVLVAGGVGAPPLCFLARVMVDAGIRSIAVVNGARTESQLIGFPEFAELGVDLRCTTDDGSFGERGLVTDALAPLLAEAVGPTHVYTCGPTPMMKAVAAICSERGVPCDVSLETVMPCGLGVCMGCVVKARDPDAQAGFAYLRACHEGPVFRADRLIWD